Proteins encoded by one window of Candidatus Woesearchaeota archaeon:
- a CDS encoding class I SAM-dependent methyltransferase → MNKNNLETNKKMDVLILLERELVWLDLVFDDEYIKENCNLISVKNYKEFIKELSTKKFAVVVFCFPEFGFSKNKIKYLEILTKASKNNGAKYVLGLDLIIFANQYLMAGVDYFFQKDEFIHRHLKKQKYSSFQLFRHLLTNIILNKKPNQSIESLIIEKKEFYDSVKDIFDYRSTITANTRIELSLIKKYLDVWKAGVVLDGGCGNGRLTEPLAAMGFIITGIDINENLLKEARNKSKNKHNPKYLRMSLTNIDLPSNSFQAVILTWHVINEFKEYQVDVLKQIHKVLVSDGIFIFDFPDVGKNVQIDAEGNYEDEGTGLIKYRGLVLPVDRMLRLVESQGFLIADYKRVDFGGGKFFVVAIKR, encoded by the coding sequence ATGAATAAAAATAATTTGGAGACTAACAAAAAAATGGATGTGTTGATTTTATTAGAAAGGGAACTTGTTTGGCTTGACTTAGTATTTGATGATGAATATATAAAAGAAAATTGTAATTTAATAAGTGTCAAAAATTATAAGGAATTCATTAAAGAACTAAGTACTAAAAAATTTGCAGTTGTAGTTTTTTGTTTTCCAGAGTTTGGATTTTCTAAAAATAAAATAAAATATTTAGAAATATTAACTAAGGCTTCAAAAAATAATGGTGCTAAGTATGTCTTAGGTTTAGATCTTATTATTTTTGCAAATCAATATTTGATGGCGGGAGTTGATTATTTCTTTCAAAAAGATGAATTTATTCACAGGCACTTAAAAAAACAAAAATATTCTTCTTTTCAATTATTTAGACATTTATTGACAAATATTATTCTTAATAAAAAACCAAATCAATCAATCGAATCATTAATTATTGAAAAAAAAGAATTTTATGATTCTGTTAAAGATATTTTTGATTATAGATCTACAATAACTGCTAATACTAGGATTGAATTATCACTTATTAAGAAATATCTTGATGTGTGGAAAGCAGGAGTCGTTCTTGATGGCGGTTGCGGAAATGGAAGGTTAACTGAACCTTTAGCCGCTATGGGATTTATAATTACAGGTATTGATATTAATGAAAATTTGCTTAAAGAAGCTCGTAATAAAAGCAAGAATAAGCATAATCCAAAATATTTAAGAATGAGTCTTACAAATATAGATTTGCCTTCTAATAGTTTTCAAGCAGTCATATTAACTTGGCATGTTATTAATGAATTTAAAGAATATCAAGTTGATGTTTTAAAACAAATTCATAAGGTATTAGTCAGTGATGGTATTTTCATTTTTGACTTTCCTGATGTAGGTAAAAATGTTCAGATTGATGCTGAGGGAAACTATGAAGATGAAGGTACGGGCTTGATAAAATACAGGGGCTTAGTTCTTCCTGTAGACAGAATGTTAAGATTAGTTGAGAGTCAGGGTTTTTTAATTGCGGATTATAAAAGAGTTGACTTTGGAGGGGGAAAATTTTTTGTTGTTGCAATAAAAAGATGA
- a CDS encoding Lrp/AsnC family transcriptional regulator, whose amino-acid sequence MKNIDKKDERLLLELYNNGRASITEMASKIGLSKEATNYRLKRLQNEGILLKIVPIIDFSALGYSTYRIQVLLNPEGKKKKAEIEEELKKLKILSWLVKLSGAWDYVFLFNSRSNLEFSKTYEEFIIKFGKYIDKKISSLVFSITHFPLTYLYGGERNYLKQEMKTKNFSLDENQKKIIELLEEDGRITLLEMARRMDVSLTTVKYHLQILEKKRIIFSYKPLINLDKFNYEHFKVMIELADTSQKKILKEVLTNNPHTVYITDAWGKYDLEFECHYKSIHDLLRYIEKLEESIYIKKYDLIFTNEELLINGMPDE is encoded by the coding sequence ATGAAAAATATTGATAAAAAGGATGAAAGGCTGCTTCTGGAGCTATATAATAACGGCAGAGCATCTATAACTGAAATGGCTTCTAAGATAGGCCTATCAAAGGAAGCTACTAATTATAGATTGAAAAGACTTCAAAACGAAGGAATCCTTTTAAAAATTGTTCCTATAATAGATTTTTCAGCATTAGGATATTCAACATATAGGATACAAGTATTATTGAATCCTGAAGGAAAAAAAAAGAAAGCAGAAATTGAAGAAGAATTAAAAAAATTAAAAATTCTTAGTTGGTTAGTAAAATTGTCTGGCGCGTGGGATTATGTATTTTTATTTAATTCTAGAAGTAACTTGGAATTTTCAAAAACATATGAAGAATTCATAATCAAATTTGGAAAATATATAGATAAAAAAATATCTTCTTTAGTATTTTCAATAACTCATTTTCCACTCACATATCTATATGGTGGTGAAAGAAACTACTTAAAGCAGGAAATGAAGACAAAAAATTTTAGTCTTGATGAAAATCAGAAAAAAATAATTGAACTATTAGAAGAAGATGGCAGGATTACTTTGTTAGAAATGGCTAGAAGAATGGATGTGTCTTTAACCACTGTTAAATATCATTTACAGATTCTTGAAAAAAAAAGAATAATATTTTCTTATAAACCATTAATTAATTTAGATAAGTTTAATTATGAACATTTTAAAGTGATGATAGAGCTTGCGGATACTTCTCAGAAAAAAATTCTTAAAGAAGTATTAACAAATAATCCTCACACAGTATATATAACTGATGCGTGGGGTAAGTATGATTTGGAGTTTGAATGTCATTATAAGAGTATACATGATTTATTAAGATATATTGAGAAACTAGAAGAAAGCATTTATATAAAAAAATATGATTTAATATTTACTAATGAAGAATTGTTAATAAATGGTATGCCTGATGAATAA
- a CDS encoding response regulator, giving the protein MTIEQKLTDKDIKKILVVDDREENTQAAKEYFQTIPIKTDYASSAQEAITKMKENYKAETKYDLIITDLEMETKNAGLDVVKEALNQTIYVTIATGMNYDQPEEHGHGPSTTIMPTKESIKGKKNNPEVWEQAMKITLDYIASPEIQRSYNSAKRYKKYTGKESELFKEIMLKLYK; this is encoded by the coding sequence ATGACCATAGAACAAAAACTTACGGACAAGGACATCAAAAAAATATTAGTGGTAGATGACAGAGAAGAAAACACACAAGCAGCAAAAGAATATTTCCAAACAATACCAATAAAAACAGATTACGCATCAAGCGCGCAAGAAGCAATAACAAAAATGAAAGAAAACTACAAAGCTGAAACAAAATACGATCTAATCATCACAGATCTTGAAATGGAAACAAAAAATGCGGGACTGGATGTAGTTAAAGAAGCATTAAACCAAACAATATACGTAACAATAGCAACGGGAATGAACTACGACCAACCAGAAGAACACGGACACGGACCAAGTACAACAATAATGCCAACAAAAGAGTCCATTAAAGGAAAAAAGAACAACCCAGAAGTCTGGGAACAAGCAATGAAAATAACGCTTGACTACATCGCAAGTCCGGAAATACAAAGAAGCTACAACTCAGCAAAAAGATACAAAAAATACACAGGAAAAGAATCAGAACTATTCAAAGAAATAATGCTGAAACTATACAAATAA
- a CDS encoding response regulator codes for MIKILIVEDKEQYLKTMTFVLQNHFAVDTAASLQTALNKIQKEHYDLILLDAIFPERDGRPLGDGHGNLSSKDFRGKTVLELARSKKIPVIGISSNPEYYQNENLALNLHKRDIDLVALPKIINEIVEKNVRPQ; via the coding sequence ATGATAAAAATCCTAATAGTAGAAGATAAAGAGCAATACTTAAAAACAATGACTTTTGTATTACAAAATCATTTCGCTGTAGATACAGCAGCAAGCCTGCAAACTGCTCTTAATAAAATCCAAAAAGAACATTATGACTTAATACTTCTTGATGCAATATTTCCTGAAAGAGACGGACGACCATTAGGCGACGGACATGGAAATTTATCTTCTAAAGATTTTAGGGGAAAAACAGTACTAGAACTTGCAAGAAGTAAAAAAATACCAGTAATAGGAATATCTTCAAATCCAGAATATTACCAAAACGAGAATCTTGCATTGAATCTCCATAAAAGAGACATCGACCTAGTCGCACTTCCTAAAATAATAAATGAAATAGTTGAAAAAAATGTTCGTCCACAATGA
- a CDS encoding transposase, with protein MFVHNEPDPKTWKELLTSQNNPLFKRIKHKSPIIGPHTTKEGKVVGDLLAMENNHFETYATEEQKQYYNELLKINKPRAYEYLLTITNSIDIWKQDLQAIWYVRALLTTEADSFKQRLRQLKESLKEEQIKEIPNSLKRHIPEQIFDIEIEEIIKIAKIEEKEKALTEYLKKIGEQMPFLFEDMRYI; from the coding sequence ATGTTCGTCCACAATGAACCAGACCCAAAGACATGGAAAGAACTTCTTACCTCACAGAACAATCCATTATTCAAAAGAATAAAACACAAGTCTCCAATAATAGGACCTCATACAACTAAAGAAGGAAAAGTGGTGGGCGACCTTTTAGCCATGGAAAACAACCATTTCGAAACCTACGCAACAGAAGAACAAAAACAATATTACAATGAACTCCTAAAAATAAACAAACCAAGAGCGTATGAATATCTTCTTACAATTACAAACTCAATTGACATATGGAAACAAGATTTGCAAGCAATTTGGTACGTTAGAGCTTTGCTCACAACAGAAGCAGATTCTTTTAAACAAAGACTAAGACAACTTAAAGAATCCCTTAAAGAAGAACAAATAAAAGAAATACCCAATTCTCTGAAAAGACACATACCGGAACAAATATTTGATATAGAAATAGAGGAAATAATAAAAATAGCAAAAATAGAAGAAAAAGAAAAAGCACTCACAGAATACTTAAAAAAAATAGGAGAACAAATGCCTTTCTTATTTGAAGATATGAGATATATTTAA
- a CDS encoding ion transporter produces the protein MMQENKNWRSFIRETFFEGDNLSVARFETFILIIIILSVLAALIETIPGINQQYYNEFYNLEWLFTIIFTIEYLLRTITAKQPLKYIFSWQGFVDLVATLPLYVRLIFSGKEYLSLFRLLRIARIFSRMGRFTKSMKKTKYFYKNMESHLGTHEHIVKYFKRSRLSYLIQYFFGIIIFIASLIEIVSQAISTAIGIQGTWITITAYIIFILSTILIIVFEIKVIYRRYAVTNHRVIMNEGILHENFKSTTYHYIADTELHQTLIDKILGTGTIGVKTTGSETENINLEKIRHPNEIKKVVQDAIVHAHNSHLKHQ, from the coding sequence ATGATGCAAGAAAATAAAAACTGGAGATCTTTCATAAGAGAAACTTTTTTTGAAGGAGATAACCTCTCAGTAGCCAGATTTGAAACATTCATACTCATAATAATAATCCTAAGCGTCTTAGCTGCTCTAATAGAAACAATACCTGGAATAAATCAACAATACTACAACGAATTCTACAATTTAGAATGGCTATTTACAATAATATTCACAATAGAATACTTGCTTAGAACAATAACTGCAAAACAGCCATTAAAATACATATTCAGTTGGCAAGGATTCGTAGATTTAGTAGCAACACTCCCATTATATGTAAGACTAATATTCTCAGGAAAAGAATACTTGTCATTATTCAGATTACTAAGAATTGCAAGAATATTCTCAAGAATGGGAAGATTCACAAAATCAATGAAAAAAACAAAGTATTTTTACAAAAACATGGAATCCCACCTCGGAACACATGAACACATAGTAAAATACTTTAAAAGATCAAGGCTAAGCTATTTAATACAATACTTCTTTGGGATAATAATATTTATAGCCTCTTTAATTGAAATAGTATCCCAAGCAATCTCAACAGCGATAGGAATTCAAGGAACTTGGATAACAATAACAGCATACATAATATTTATACTGTCAACAATCCTAATAATTGTATTTGAAATAAAAGTAATTTATAGAAGATACGCTGTTACGAATCACAGAGTGATAATGAACGAAGGCATATTACATGAAAACTTCAAAAGCACAACATACCATTATATAGCAGATACAGAATTACATCAAACGTTAATAGATAAAATACTAGGGACAGGAACAATAGGTGTAAAAACAACCGGAAGTGAAACAGAAAACATAAATCTAGAAAAAATAAGACATCCAAATGAAATTAAAAAAGTGGTACAAGACGCAATAGTACACGCGCACAATTCACACCTAAAACATCAATAA
- a CDS encoding HAD family phosphatase — MIKAILFDRDGVILDSEHTNIAAATKTFKELGIEITKEDVQQIIAKHPKDYLTYFHSKYKFSEEDFIKKGMKNYLDMLEHVKFFEKTVELVKKLKQEGYKTGLVTSSDRNNTLEIIEKAGLEKYFETIVTLDEVNNRKPHPEPYFLAAKNLNVKPEECLVIEDSQQGVESAKAAGMKCIAAPTEHTEHQDFSKADKKVKKHELTLKLIKQFE; from the coding sequence ATGATAAAAGCAATACTTTTCGACAGGGACGGAGTGATTCTTGACTCGGAACACACAAATATAGCAGCAGCTACAAAGACATTCAAAGAACTAGGAATAGAAATAACAAAAGAAGATGTGCAGCAAATAATAGCAAAACATCCAAAAGACTATCTTACATATTTTCATTCAAAATACAAATTCAGCGAAGAAGACTTCATAAAAAAAGGAATGAAGAATTATCTTGACATGTTAGAGCACGTAAAATTCTTTGAAAAAACAGTAGAACTTGTAAAGAAACTAAAACAGGAAGGATACAAAACAGGCCTAGTTACAAGTTCAGATAGAAACAACACATTAGAAATTATAGAAAAAGCAGGCCTGGAAAAATATTTTGAAACAATAGTAACTCTTGATGAAGTAAACAACAGAAAACCACACCCAGAACCATACTTTCTTGCAGCAAAAAATCTAAACGTAAAACCAGAAGAATGCCTAGTAATAGAAGACTCCCAACAAGGAGTAGAATCAGCTAAAGCGGCAGGCATGAAATGTATAGCAGCCCCTACAGAGCACACAGAGCACCAGGATTTTTCAAAAGCAGACAAAAAAGTAAAAAAACATGAACTCACATTAAAACTAATAAAACAATTCGAATAA
- a CDS encoding TIM barrel protein, with protein sequence MNKPNELRFGTSGIPITTVKGDTFDGLRDIKKLGLKAMELPFVHSVYLNKTTAAELAEEAKANDVTLTAHGSYYINLNAKESQKIGASRSRVLQAAHIGRTAGVWSLTFHAAFYLGMEKETVYDHVKFQMKKIIDELQDVGNDIWIRPETTGKPTQWGHYKEILKLSEELEQVMPCFDFAHLHARTNGKYNTKAEFQQVLEDTEKTLGKEALQNMHIHMSGINYGEKGEKNHLFLEDSDMNYKDLMKTLKEFKVKGTLISESPNLEHDALLMKKTFEK encoded by the coding sequence ATAAACAAACCAAACGAACTCAGATTCGGAACCTCAGGAATACCTATAACTACAGTTAAAGGAGATACTTTCGACGGATTAAGAGACATAAAAAAATTAGGATTAAAAGCAATGGAACTACCCTTTGTGCATTCAGTTTATCTAAACAAAACAACAGCAGCAGAACTAGCAGAAGAAGCAAAAGCAAACGACGTAACATTAACAGCCCATGGCTCATACTACATAAATCTTAATGCAAAAGAATCTCAGAAAATAGGTGCAAGCAGATCAAGAGTATTGCAGGCAGCGCACATAGGAAGAACAGCAGGAGTTTGGAGTTTAACATTTCACGCAGCATTCTATTTAGGCATGGAAAAAGAAACTGTTTATGATCATGTAAAGTTTCAAATGAAAAAAATAATTGATGAATTACAAGACGTTGGAAACGACATATGGATAAGACCTGAAACTACAGGAAAACCAACACAATGGGGACACTATAAAGAAATTTTAAAACTATCAGAAGAACTTGAGCAGGTAATGCCCTGCTTTGACTTTGCGCATCTGCATGCAAGAACTAATGGAAAATATAATACAAAAGCAGAATTCCAACAAGTCCTTGAAGACACAGAAAAAACATTAGGAAAAGAAGCCTTACAAAACATGCACATACACATGTCTGGAATAAACTACGGAGAAAAAGGAGAAAAAAACCATCTTTTCCTTGAAGACAGCGACATGAACTACAAAGACCTAATGAAAACCCTAAAAGAATTTAAAGTCAAAGGTACATTAATATCAGAAAGTCCTAACTTAGAACATGATGCACTACTAATGAAAAAAACATTTGAAAAATAA
- a CDS encoding superoxide dismutase — protein MTHELPELGYKYDALEPFIDAQTMEIHHTKHHAGYVKKLNAALEGAPEEFKNMTISELIKNINKLPTDIQTTIMNNAGGHFNHSMFWDLLKKDVPFEGELADAIKNKWGSFDKFKEEFSNAAATRFGSGWAWLVLEGDQLSVVSTPNQDNPLTDGKKPIIGLDVWEHAYYLKYQNKRPDYIEAFFNIINWKQANHNYKNAKQN, from the coding sequence ATGACACACGAACTACCAGAATTAGGATATAAATATGACGCACTAGAACCCTTCATAGATGCACAAACAATGGAAATACACCACACTAAGCACCACGCAGGATACGTAAAAAAATTAAATGCTGCACTTGAAGGAGCACCTGAAGAATTCAAAAACATGACTATAAGCGAACTAATCAAAAACATAAATAAACTGCCAACAGATATTCAAACAACTATAATGAACAACGCAGGAGGCCACTTTAATCACAGTATGTTCTGGGATTTATTAAAAAAAGATGTTCCATTTGAAGGAGAACTTGCAGACGCAATAAAAAACAAATGGGGCTCATTTGATAAGTTCAAAGAAGAATTCTCAAACGCAGCAGCAACAAGATTCGGATCTGGATGGGCTTGGTTAGTGCTAGAAGGCGATCAGCTATCAGTAGTCAGCACACCTAATCAAGACAATCCTTTAACTGATGGAAAAAAGCCAATTATTGGACTTGATGTCTGGGAACACGCATACTATCTAAAATATCAAAATAAAAGACCTGATTACATAGAAGCGTTCTTTAACATAATTAATTGGAAGCAAGCAAACCACAATTATAAAAATGCAAAACAAAACTAA
- a CDS encoding peroxiredoxin — MLKEGTRAPAFTLKDQDGKTQKLSDYKGKKIILYFYPKDNTPGCTKEACAFNDNLEKLKKKAVLFGISADSVESHKKFANKFGLKFSLLSDPDKKLISKYKAYGKKNTWAKSTWEFIE, encoded by the coding sequence ATGTTAAAAGAAGGAACTAGAGCACCAGCATTCACATTAAAAGACCAAGATGGTAAAACACAAAAATTATCTGACTATAAAGGTAAGAAAATAATTCTTTACTTTTATCCTAAAGATAATACTCCTGGTTGCACTAAAGAAGCATGTGCATTTAATGATAATTTGGAAAAACTCAAAAAGAAAGCAGTACTCTTTGGAATTAGCGCAGATAGTGTGGAAAGTCACAAAAAGTTTGCTAATAAGTTCGGTCTAAAATTTTCTTTGTTGTCAGACCCAGATAAAAAACTAATTTCTAAATACAAAGCATATGGAAAAAAAAATACATGGGCAAAGAGTACATGGGAATTCATAGAGTAA
- a CDS encoding DUF5654 family protein, whose translation MKKEVIEKIAALVTAAFGLVAALAWNDAIKALFVGPCGTEGAGTLCAVSSGGPWVYAIIITIIAVIAAIWVGKAVEKAK comes from the coding sequence ATGAAAAAAGAAGTAATTGAAAAAATAGCTGCGCTTGTAACTGCAGCATTTGGATTAGTCGCAGCATTAGCTTGGAACGACGCCATAAAAGCATTATTTGTAGGTCCATGCGGAACTGAAGGTGCAGGAACGCTTTGTGCAGTATCAAGTGGCGGACCCTGGGTTTATGCAATAATAATTACAATTATAGCGGTTATTGCAGCTATTTGGGTTGGTAAAGCTGTTGAAAAGGCAAAATGA
- a CDS encoding FAD-dependent oxidoreductase, whose product MEIHTFTAGLITKEKLTDEVYRISFTHPDKFSFKAGQFIQIKFEKNEEIKWRAYSILNPPSHNSMIEIIVKIVDGGFASEILKESFHGNKFEIKGPFGQFIFDEQDTSENIVMICTGTGVAPFHSILKENLLKFPNKNFTLLFGVKTLSNMFLKEQFDVMEKRHSNFKFVPVLSKESWEGKIGHVQQFIPKPDGKTTYYICGLKELVLETEQLLKDNKVPEDKIKKERYN is encoded by the coding sequence ATGGAAATTCACACATTTACTGCAGGACTCATTACTAAAGAAAAACTCACTGATGAAGTTTATAGGATTTCATTTACTCATCCTGATAAATTTTCTTTTAAAGCAGGACAGTTTATTCAAATTAAATTTGAGAAAAATGAAGAGATTAAATGGAGAGCTTATTCTATTTTAAACCCCCCAAGCCATAATAGCATGATTGAAATAATAGTTAAAATTGTTGATGGCGGATTTGCTTCTGAAATATTAAAAGAGTCTTTTCATGGCAATAAATTTGAGATAAAAGGTCCTTTTGGTCAATTTATTTTTGATGAGCAAGACACTAGCGAAAATATTGTGATGATTTGCACAGGTACTGGTGTTGCACCATTTCATAGTATTTTAAAAGAGAATTTGTTGAAATTTCCTAATAAAAACTTTACTCTGCTTTTTGGAGTTAAGACTTTAAGTAATATGTTTTTGAAAGAACAATTTGATGTTATGGAAAAAAGACATAGTAATTTTAAATTTGTTCCAGTTCTTAGCAAAGAGAGTTGGGAGGGTAAAATTGGACATGTCCAACAGTTTATTCCTAAACCAGACGGAAAGACCACATATTATATTTGCGGGCTTAAAGAACTAGTCTTAGAAACTGAACAATTACTTAAAGACAACAAAGTTCCTGAAGATAAAATAAAAAAAGAAAGATATAATTAA
- a CDS encoding leucyl aminopeptidase, with translation MVNVQIDKEINTKTQVLVVGMFNESHDYFKNLNPELHQKIADAVKRKKFSLKKDEYLSVHITNSVYEKIVVCCLGFENEVSLENIRRAVYNGIYSSQIDKFSSLTIDLTDILNNKFDEYDLGVALGESILMSTYTFENHISEDKRKTTINNISIHMSKKSSKFSLGLRHGQIIGESTNLTRDLVNEPANIVNPDYLEKICKMIAKKNKTLKVTVLNRSELIKKKMGGILAVSSGGGFDPKLIIIEYKGNPKSKEKYALVGKGITYDSGGLNIKPTGYMEDMKIDMGGAGAVIGTMNAVSNIGIKKNIVGVIPACENMISGSSYRPGDIIRMYNGKSVEVKNTDAEGRLILGDALSYAEKDLKADKIIDLATLTGACMVALGYEASGLMGTDDELNRALKEAGFRSYDRVWELPLFEEYMDQMDNDISDLKSLSSPGNGKYGGAITAGVFLSKFVENAKWAHIDIAGPAYFEKKRFYVPKHATGAGVRLLTYLFLKK, from the coding sequence ATGGTAAATGTACAGATAGACAAAGAAATTAATACAAAAACTCAAGTTCTTGTTGTTGGAATGTTCAATGAATCTCATGATTACTTTAAAAATTTAAATCCTGAATTACATCAAAAAATAGCAGATGCTGTAAAAAGAAAAAAGTTTTCTTTGAAAAAAGATGAATATCTTTCAGTACATATAACAAACTCTGTTTATGAAAAAATTGTTGTTTGTTGTCTTGGCTTTGAAAATGAAGTCTCTTTAGAAAATATAAGACGTGCCGTTTATAATGGAATATATTCTTCTCAGATCGATAAATTTTCAAGCTTAACAATAGATTTAACAGACATTTTAAATAATAAATTCGATGAATATGACTTGGGAGTTGCACTAGGCGAATCTATTTTGATGTCCACATACACTTTTGAAAATCATATATCCGAAGATAAGAGAAAAACAACAATAAACAACATCAGCATTCATATGAGTAAAAAGAGCAGTAAATTTTCATTGGGTTTAAGACATGGACAAATTATAGGAGAATCTACTAATTTAACCAGAGACTTAGTAAATGAGCCTGCTAATATTGTGAATCCTGATTATTTAGAAAAGATTTGCAAAATGATTGCTAAAAAAAATAAGACTTTGAAGGTTACTGTTTTAAACAGATCCGAGCTTATCAAGAAAAAAATGGGAGGCATTTTAGCAGTTAGTAGTGGAGGAGGATTTGATCCAAAATTAATTATTATTGAATATAAAGGAAATCCTAAATCAAAGGAAAAATATGCTTTAGTAGGTAAGGGAATAACTTATGATTCAGGCGGATTAAACATTAAACCCACAGGATACATGGAAGATATGAAAATAGATATGGGTGGAGCAGGAGCTGTTATCGGCACTATGAATGCTGTAAGCAACATAGGCATTAAAAAAAATATTGTAGGCGTTATCCCTGCTTGTGAGAACATGATTTCTGGCTCAAGTTACAGACCAGGAGACATAATACGCATGTATAATGGAAAAAGTGTTGAAGTCAAGAATACTGATGCGGAAGGAAGATTAATTTTAGGTGATGCTCTTAGTTATGCTGAAAAGGACTTAAAGGCTGACAAAATTATTGATTTGGCCACGCTTACCGGTGCTTGTATGGTTGCTCTTGGATATGAAGCGTCTGGGCTTATGGGAACTGATGATGAACTTAACAGAGCTCTTAAAGAAGCTGGATTTCGTAGTTATGATAGAGTTTGGGAATTACCTTTATTTGAAGAATATATGGATCAAATGGATAATGACATTTCTGATTTGAAAAGTCTTAGCAGTCCTGGAAATGGAAAGTATGGAGGCGCGATTACAGCAGGTGTTTTTTTAAGTAAATTTGTTGAAAATGCTAAGTGGGCCCACATAGATATTGCAGGTCCTGCTTACTTTGAGAAAAAAAGATTTTATGTGCCAAAACACGCCACTGGTGCGGGTGTTAGATTGTTGACTTATTTGTTTTTAAAAAAATAA
- a CDS encoding alpha/beta fold hydrolase has product MGVLSGFDKPFLFRYSYYLDSVLGEDKISNEASISEYSERLDFFIDNVLNLTGANKVDILAHSMGGLVSRKYVLDNGPEKINNMILVGTPNNGITKTISNVCPVFGSKRECDEMKKDSDFILALNSNVNNTLVDNTYLFGGVGCFLDGFASDGVVILPNLNLTGVPLILINMSCSKMNFIHNDLLNPEIFPSIYTSIENILFE; this is encoded by the coding sequence ATGGGCGTTTTGTCTGGGTTTGACAAACCTTTTTTGTTTAGGTATTCTTATTATTTAGATAGTGTCTTAGGAGAAGATAAAATTTCTAATGAAGCTAGTATATCTGAATACTCTGAAAGATTAGATTTTTTTATAGATAATGTTTTGAATTTAACAGGAGCTAATAAAGTAGATATTTTGGCACATTCTATGGGAGGTCTTGTTTCTAGAAAATATGTTTTAGATAATGGTCCTGAAAAAATTAATAATATGATTTTGGTTGGAACACCTAATAATGGCATAACTAAGACAATAAGCAATGTTTGTCCTGTTTTTGGTTCTAAAAGGGAATGTGATGAAATGAAAAAAGATAGTGATTTTATCTTGGCTCTTAATTCAAATGTTAATAATACATTAGTTGACAATACGTATTTGTTTGGTGGTGTTGGTTGTTTTTTGGATGGATTTGCTTCTGATGGCGTTGTCATTTTACCAAATCTTAATTTGACTGGCGTGCCTTTAATTTTGATAAATATGAGCTGTTCTAAGATGAATTTTATTCATAATGATTTGTTGAATCCTGAGATTTTTCCAAGTATTTACACAAGTATTGAAAATATATTATTTGAGTAG
- a CDS encoding metal-dependent hydrolase: MTYIFLFYWIFVVVLGALIPDIDSKSSMISRLLLPFAGVFIILVFIGIISFFQGFILCSFLLILKIYSVLFSRQGKFHRRSPHSVIFGFFVGLGIFFLFESWILFASFFISFLAHIILDRFF; this comes from the coding sequence TTGACGTATATATTTTTGTTTTATTGGATTTTTGTTGTTGTTTTAGGAGCATTGATACCAGACATTGATTCTAAGAGCTCTATGATCTCAAGGTTATTATTGCCTTTTGCTGGAGTTTTCATTATTTTAGTTTTTATTGGCATTATTTCTTTTTTTCAAGGGTTTATTCTTTGTTCGTTTTTACTTATTCTTAAGATTTATAGTGTTTTATTTAGCAGACAAGGAAAATTTCATAGAAGATCTCCTCATTCTGTAATTTTTGGGTTTTTTGTGGGTTTAGGAATATTCTTTTTGTTTGAAAGTTGGATTTTATTTGCGTCCTTCTTTATTTCTTTTTTAGCACATATTATTTTAGATAGATTTTTTTAG